Part of the Falco cherrug isolate bFalChe1 chromosome 1, bFalChe1.pri, whole genome shotgun sequence genome, cggaAGCTGGCGCGGCGGTACCGGCTGGCGGTGGCCACGGCCCTCGCCATCCTCCTGCTCCAGGGGCTCGTTCTCTGGAGCTCCGCCGGCCTCGACGAGGAGGGACCGGCCGAGGTGCGCCGCGGGGGGGGGCCGGCCCGGCGGCCCGGGGCCTGCCGGGGGGCTGTGAGGGCGCCGTGAGGGAGCCGGGGGGGCCGTGAGGGGCCGTGAGGGAGCCGGGGGGGCCGTGAGGGAGCCGGGGGGGCCGTgagggggccgggggagccGTGAGGGAGCCGGCGGGGCTGTGAGGGGGCCGGGGGAGCTGAGTGGGGTAGGGGGACGatgcaggggctgtgggggtgacagggcggggggggggacaggggaggCGGTGAGGGGCTTGGAGTGGGCGGGGggcccggggtgggggtgggtccGGGGGGGTAGtgtgtgctgggagggggctCTTGGGGGTGGGAGGCCCTTGGGGTGAGGGTCCTTCGGGGTTCAGTGCCTGTGGGGGTGGTGTGTCCCCTtgctctggggctgggaggggacacgaAGGGgtgcccccctcctccccgggtgtctgtgtggggctggcgAGGCCCTGTCCCGGGACGGCGTtcctgggggtgtgggggtccCGGCGGGGTCCCACAGGCCCTAGGCTCCTTagggggggtggctgggggtgggcagcggGCTGTCACCTCTGTGGgggtctggctgcagcagcGTGGGGTCACAGCACCCGAGGAGGTGACCCTGTGGCCCAGGGGGTGTCGGTTGGGGTCTGGCGTGGGGTGGGGACCGtgggaggctggagcaggggtcTTGTCCTTCGCTGTGGTCTGAGAGGCATTGCAGGAGGCTGGGGTCAGTGATGCCCAAGCCATAAAGTATGGAAACGTAAAGGAATTCagagagctggggagagcaCACGCAGCAGCGCAGGAAGTTTGTGGCAGCTCCTGTTTAGCTGGTCTGGTCAGGGATATCCCTGTGAAGTGCAAGGCTGTGAGGGCCTTTTGCACTCCTCTGTTGTCTTTGTACCAGAAGGCTCTGCTAAGGCAAAAGGCATCACCTCTTATTTTATctgtggggaaactgaggcatgggcTGGCAAAGGTGTTTGCCCAAGGTCAGAGACGGAGCAGGTATTGAGGACACATTGCTACCACCTTCAAACAAAGCTCTTGACCTCTAGGTTGCTTatcagaatttatttatttgttgtgaGCTGCCTGGACCATGTCCAGGCCCACTGCATCTGAGCTTCTCCAGGAGCAttggggaagggctgagagTCCCTGTATGGGCTTCTTTGGCGAATGTCTGTGTGGCACTGGAGCCCCTCATCTTGGGCAGGACCCTTGTGCTTGTAGGGGCTGTAGGGACTCTGTGCAGGCTGCCGGCAAGCCGCTATGTGACGATGGTGAAGCCAGGTTTGGCAGGGACAGCATGCAGTGAAAgctgggagctgtgcaggggcagGCATGGGGTGAGCGTGGTAGCTGCGGCAGAGCAAAGCCAGTGGCCATGAGGTGAGAGATGGGAATCCCTGGAGGGATGAGAGCTTCCCCTCTGCATCATGGAGTGCCTTCATGGTGTGGAGGGTAACCCCGTACTGTGGTCAGCAGGTCTTTTCACAGGACTAGGAAGTTTTCCCTGAGAGCAAAGAGGTGAGAAGGGGAACTGGGCAGCCCCTTGCAGGGAGGGAAGTCTCTAAGTGACCACTTAGCAGATTAATTCCCAGGCCTCCTCTTGGGCCATTGGGAATGGCTGTGAGCACCCTCGTGTGCTGCTGTACGCCCACCGCCAAACAGAACCAGAGAGTAAATGCAGTGAGGAGAGAGGACATGGAGTTGCCTGCAATTTGGAAGCACTGGGAGCATGGGTGCAAACAGATCTGGCAGCCAGGAATGCccagctgccccttccccttttctgacCTTGATCAAATCACTTCACTGGTACTGGCTTCCCCTTCCCTATGCACCACCCTGCACTGCTTGTCTActtttttctgctcctgccttGCACTGCCTCCTGGGTTGGCTTGTTCTGCCTCAGTCCTTGCCTGGTTTCCTCATGTCTCTTCCCAAAAGTGAGCCGGGTAGCTGACAGGTTTGGCCATAGGCCCTCTCATCTGGAGAGGGCATGGttcaccaccagcagccctgaCTCCAGGGCTTGGAAATGGACAAGCTTCTTCGGGGAAGGCAAGAACCATCCTGAACTTTGTGAACAGCCCAAACACATTAGCAAGCTGGGAAAAGTCCATTATTTCTTATAAAATGGCAAAACTGTTGGCTTCTGCACCCTACTGCAGCTTCTGATTTTGGCCAGACCTGGAGGAGCCACTGTTCCCCTGGGGCATTTCTGGTAAAGCTGGAGGAACCCTCCCAGGAGAGCCTGACCTTGCAGGCGTGTAAGGATTTGGGGAAACTTGGGATCTCTTAATTGCCAGAGTAAATGGCTTGTTCCTGCTAATGGACACAGCTCTAACCTGGCTTGTCCCCACCACAAATGGGCTGGGACTTGCagtggagagagaaagggagacgAGAGTCTTGCAAATGCCATGGAGCACCTGGGTTTGGGTGAGCACTCCAGACTAGTGCCTTCAGCTGGGGCATCAGCAGCACTTggatgctgggctggcagctgcctgcgctGCCCAGGTCTTCCCAGAAGGGCTGCTCTTATCTCTGCTGGCAGCCCCCTTCTCTGTCTTGCTTCGTTCTTCAAAGCCTGctggtttccttttcctcccttcatAGGGGAGGGATGAATTTCCCCTCCCTGGCAGTCTCCATCCCTGGTGTGAGCTGAGCAGAGACTTAGGATCTTTGCCTTTCACCAGAGCAGGTTGTAAACCCGTCTTGCACCAGCAGCACTGACTGCTAGCCGCCCTGTGACAGGCTTGAGCCACATCAGAGCCACCAGTCCAACCCTCCTTGAGAAGGCTGTGCCACTTGGATCAGGTCACTTCTCTTTCCAAGCCCAGTCTCAGGGTCCTGCAGTCTCCCTGTATTCACCAAGCAGATGCTTTATGGCATGCAGACCAGCAGAACCTGGATCAGTCTCCATCCACCAGGTCAAGACTGAGTTTCCTACCTCCAGGAAGCCAAATTATCTCATTCCACTGGGATCAAACACCACAATCCCTGTCCAAACTCACTGATAGGAGAGGAAATTCCCATTGATACCTAGCCCTTAGCTGACGGCATCCCCACCACAGAGAGCGTGAGCCTGTCTGCACACAAAAGTGGGAGCTTGAGGGACCAAAGCGATTCTGCCTCCATCACGGTGACACTGACAGCTCCTGAGCAAGTGTATGAGCTTCCTGGGGCGCTTGGACTCCCGTGGAGCTGGCACCAGGAAAATGCAAACTGCAAAGTGTCCTCATGGGTGGGGAAGAGGATCTGTCGCTTGGGAGAAGTGTTTTAGCCCAGTCCCATCTCTACCCCCACTTCACCTCCTATCTCTCTCCTTCAAGACAGGAGTCAGCACGTCGCTGGGGCCTGTGTGTTGGTGTCCTCcgtgtgctgcagctgccagagaAGCTTCCTACGAAACACTTTCCAGCTTTGCTGagatttcttgatttttatttttccacctAAAGAGCTTGGTTTTAGGGGGCTGTCTCCAGCCATTTTAATTGTGAGGTTAAAGGCTTGGCTGCTGCAATTGTCAATCAGGCATCCAGATTGGTGTGCTGACTGGAACATTTTGGTACCAGTTTTGCCTGATGGGTGCTCATATGTGACAGACACCAGAGTCTGTCAGCCAGAGGGGGAATCCTGCAGGACACCAGATGCTGTTAGCTCTGCTCCTCACAATGGCAGAGCTTGGAGATGTCGGCACAGTTGGatctgtgctgggatggggtgggTGCAGGTAGATACCTGACCCACAGTTCCATGGCACTATGGGGACCGCAGTGTCACATTGGGGGAGGCAGGATGGGAGAAGTGGCCTCTGGCTGGTGCCTGGAGTCATTTGTGTGTGTTGGgaggagggggacagggagccTCGCCAGAAGTCCTGCACACAAGTCTTAAATACAGCAGAGCTATGTGGCCAGAGCCattccctgccaggctgggtgAAGGGATTGCTCTGCTGTGGTGTGGTAATTAGAACCCATTGAGTTCGTTAGCTGGCAGCTCTGGAAAGGCTGGCGATGCTTCTACCCACTTCACTACAGGGGAAGGCAGCTGGTCATGCTTGTGAGCAGGGAACAGGGCTCCTTCCAGGGGGATGAGCAGACTGTAATGGAGGGTGGGCATTGCGTGGGTCTGTCCCCAAAGCCAGGTgcgctggggagcagagggtgcGAGCGGGGCTGCTGCGTCTCTTCCTGCAGGAAACAGGGCTGAGCCCACGGAAGAGACTCGCTCCTTGCTTGTCACCTCCTGACTCTCCGCTCCTGTGAttctcagcacagaaaatagGTTTATAATGCTTGAACAGATGGTCCTGCGTGGTGACTAATGAACGGTTTGCCGCCTGTCTCGGGCCGCCTGTGACGCCAGTCTGGGCGGAAGAAGGCTCGACTGATCCTTGCTGATGCCAGCCCCTCAGAAGTTAAGCGATGGCTTGGCCTCTTCCTGGGTAGCCATGGTTTGCAGGCTGTGCCACAACACGGGTAGTTCAGGGTCTGCAGAGTGGGCAGATCTTGCCAGATGCTTTCCAGCCTTTGCATGGCATGGTTTCTCCTGGCCATGACCTTACCAGCACCCACAGTGGGGCTTGTGCAGGGGGCTGATTCGGTCCTGTTGTCCTTGTGAAGCATCTGCCCAGGAACAGCCCCTGATGTGccttgctgcctcctgcagtgcctggcaTGGAGTCTGGGCAGGCAGGGTTTGGGGGGTGTTGTGAGACAGCCCAGGGAGGTCTGGCTGGAGCGGGCAGCTgccttgctgcctgcctgcctgtcagCTGGGAGTGCCTGCGGTGTGCTGGGGGCACATGGCCCCGGCCCCACGGGCACCACTCGCTGGGAAAGTTCTTCCCCGTGAGTATGGTTCTTGCAGGCATCCAAACTTCCCAACTCTCTGCTTTCCCCAAGGCTGACTCGTTTCTGCTCATCAGCCAGCCTGGCAGAGGTAACGAAGCATAATTAACTGCTCCCTTTACACATCCGCTTGGCTCGGTGGGAGGGTTTGTTAAAGGGATTTCTAGAGAAGCTGGCGATCACAGTGCCTGCTTCAGCTCGGCATGGGGAGCCAAGGCTCAGGGAAGGGGGtgtgggcaggaggcaggaccTTGTTCAGTGCCTCTCCAGTGCTTTTAGCCCCAGAGACTGCAGCCACCTGGGACTCCAGCTCCCAGATGAatgtgctgggcttggactCATTGTGTGGTTatggcagggaagagctggTCCGTTTGCCTCCTGTTAAAATCGCCACCACCAGCCAGAGCATCCGTGCGCTTATCTGCCCACACAGGACCCCGGAGGGTGGCTGGTGCAGACACAACCAACCTTGGCCATTTTGTCATGCAGCAAGCCTGACAGCAGAGCGCAAGGACCCTCTTTGTGTGTCTGGGGTGCTGTGATGGTGGGGTCTGCAAATCAAGGTGTCCGTTGCTGGCATATTGGGGGCTGTCCCTATGAGGGGTACACCAGGACCATGCCAGGAGGTGCTGTGGGGTCTTAGCTTGGAGTTTTAAATGGCGGTTGTGTGGTGTAACGTCCTTTGCTGCACAGTGGCTGCTCCTGGAgcacctgctgctcctgcagcactgagctctGTGAGGACTGAGAGCACTGGGCTCCGCAAATGGGGGGCAAGAGGGATGCTCCAGGGAGAGTGCTGACAGAGCTGGGGGGAAGCAGGCACAAGTTAATGCTGTCTGTTCTCTCTTCTGCATCCACCTGGAACTGGAACAGGAGCGGCAGAAAAAAGCCAGGTTGCCTGAGAGCAGCGATGGCTCCAAGGACTCGGACAGCTCTGCCGGGCGCCGGGGCAGTGCCAGCCGGAAGCATGGGCGGTGGCGGGGACGGCTGGATGGCCCTGGGGCACTGGTATCCAAAGTGGTGAGAGCTGTCACTGTGAGACACAAACCAGGACGGAGGCTACCATCTGCACCAGACTCCTCCAGCCGGAGGAACCTGACAGAGCTGCGTGGGGAGGCCCAGCTGGCCGTTTTCCAGCAGGGTGACACAGGCAGTGTGGAGGGGGCTCCCCAGCCCACCGAGAACAGCTTCACCCCCAAGTGCGAAATCACGGGCAAGGATGCCCTCTCGGCGCTGGCCCGGGCCAGCAGCAAGCAATGCCAACAGGAGATTGCCAATGTGGTCTGTCTGCATCGGGCTGGCAGCCTCATGCCCCAGTCTGTGCCTCGCCACTGCCAGCTCTCAGGTGAGTCCTGCTGGGGTGCTCCTGGTTGTCTTGGGCATCAGGGATATATCCCAGCCAGGCACATGGGTCACCTTTGTCACCAAACTGTCCTACCTGGCAAAAAGTGGCCTCAATCTGTCACTGATTCCCAGATTACTGCTGCCTCTGTAATCCAATCAAAGCGGTGCCAGCCTCCTTAAGCTGGGCTATTCATCCCAACCTGTGGAGGTCAGAGCCAGGCCCAGCTGCACCTTCTGTTGTGAGGGGCCAGAGGACAGCTCCCCTTTCCTTACGCAGCCCTGTCAATTAAATGCAAGGGCCTGCTTGCAACACCgtgccctggcactgcagccagTTTGGGCTGTGCTGATGGGGTTTGCCTGAGGCTGAGCTCTTCCCTGCTGTCCCACACTTTGCTCAGGTCTCCCTGGTTTATCAGGAGCTCCAGGTGGTGGGTGCCAGGGCTTCAGGCGGCTGACAGCCCTCTCTCTCCCCGCACAGGCAAGGTCAGCCCTGTCATCCAGTGGGATGAGAGCCGACTGCAGCAGGTGCCCCCCAGCAAGCCTGTGCGCATCGCCTACATGCTGGTTGTGCACGGCAGGGCCATTCGCCAGCTGAAGCGGCTCATCAAGGCTGTGTACCACCAGCAGCACTTCTTCTACATCCATGTGGATAAGGTATGTGGCAGGGGCGAGGGGAGGTGGGTGCTAACGGTGCCTGGATCAGTCACTGGGACAGGATGCAGAGCTGGGGCATGggtgggtggtgagcagagGAGATGGCTGGGTAAGGTTTGTCCTTGCTGCTGGTGGAGCTTTGAGCCTCCCACCACTATTTCTGCAACCCCAGGGAGGCAGGATCAATCCCCGCTGCCCAGAGCAGTCTTGTCTTGCTGCTCCCCTCCTGTGGAGGCTGTTGTTAAGGctcaccctgggctggtggcaagGAGGACAGGCACCTGGGAAGACGAACTGCCTGCTGAACATTAGCTGTGTTCCCTGGCAGCGCTCCAACTACCTCCATCGCGAGGCGGTGGAGCTGGCGCAACACTACCCCAACATCCGTGTGACACCCTGGCGCATGGTGACCATTTGGGGAGGTGCCAGCCTGCTGAAGATGTACCTGCGTAGCATGAAGGACCTGCtggaactggctgaatggcccTGGGACTTCTTCATCAATTTGAGTGCCACTGACTACCCCACGAGGTGAGTACCTTGGTGGGGTAGGGGAGGATGATGGTGTTTGGGCTGcatgatgctgcagcagccttggAAGGGAGtggcagggaggagcagggagctgcgAGAAGATGGGGTTGGAGATTGCACCCACGTGCTGGTGATGATGCTCCAGGGCTTGGCTGGTCCCACCTCTGCAGAGGAACCCAGCCAGTGCCTCGGAGgctgttttttcctgcaatCTGACTGTTGCAGGGGAGCATGCATGTGAGGCACCAGACAGCAGAGAGGCCACATCTGTGTCTCCCCAGCAATGGGATAAGGGACTGAGTTGGCACCCACCAAGCAGTTTTAGGCTCCTTGCGTCTGATGACTTTTGCACTGTGAATGTTTCCTGCGCTGCTTTACCCTGGGGGTCATTAATGCTTTCTTATTTGCACCTCAGGACCAATGAGGAGCTCGTGATGTTCCTGTCCAAATACCGAGATAAGAACTTCCTGAAGTCTCATGGCCGAGACAACGCCAGGTAATCCCAGCTaggggcagagctgagctgaaggaacagaaaaaggagggatgtcagaaaagaactgaaacagctggggcaggggggatgttCTGGATGTAGCTGCACCCAGCAAAGTGACTGATGCTCCTAACCActcatccccatccctgtgcccaGATTTATCAAGAAGCAGGGCCTGGACCGCTTGTTCCATGAGTGTGACTCCCACATGTGGCGGCTGGGCGAGCGCCACATCCCTGAGGGCATCGTGGTAGACGGAGGATCTGACTGGTTCTCGCTGACGCGCAGCTTCGTGGAGTACGTGGTCTATGCTGATGACCAGCTGGTGTCCCAGCTGCGCCAGTTCTACACCTACACGCTCCTGCCAGCTGAGGTGGGTGCTAgctgcagggcacaggctgGATTTTCTTCCCACTGTACTTAACATCTCTGTCCTGCTTCATCCCTGCCCTGGGTAGCTGTGAAGGGCTGCTGGTTCTCCTCAGGCAGCTTTATGCCTCCCCTTTGTCCAGACCCAGGTATGAAAGATGGGAGAAATAAGCAGACAGGCCAAGGGTCATGTTTATATCCCACCTTGTTTTAGGTCCAGACACTCCTCTGGGCCAGATAAGGACCGGTGTGGGCACACAGCCTGGGCCCTTAGGTGTTGccctggtgctgggagcaggggtaGGTTATGTTCAGGAGCAATCGAGTTCTGTCTGTGAGTGAGGGGTCAGGGGTCTCTGTTAAACACCGGTCCTCTGTCCCCACTGGGTGTCCTGTACTTTCTCTACCATGCACAGTCCTTCTTCCACACGGTCCTGGAGAACAGTCACGCCTGCGAGACACTGGTCGATAACAACCTCCGAGTGACCAACTGGAACCGGAAGCTGGGCTGTAAGTGCCAATATAAACACATAGTCGACTGGTGCGGGTGCTCCCCAAATGACTTCAAACCTCAGGACTTCCTGCGGCTACAGGTGAAAAAGATCatcctttctcctcctgctctctcccctccccgTCTCTCTCCTCTCAGTGCACCCGTGGGTGCAACGCCAGTGCTGTGCCTGCCACCATGAGcctcaccccagccctgcaagggCTGGCTCCCCAGGGCTTAGCACAGATGTGTCTGTAAGCACTTGGGCAGCAGGATTATGCTGACTGTCCTGCCCAGAAGTCAGGCTTTTGCTTGTAACACTGCTCCTCTTCCTATTTCTCTCCCATTTTCCCTGCAGACCTGTCACTTGGGGCAAATACCTTTTCAGTAAAAGCCCTTCGGAGTGCTGTCTTGCCTGTCTTTGGCAGGACAAAATGCCTTGTGACAAACAGTCTGCAATGCTCCTGGTGCATAGGGCTGCAGACTGAGAAGGGAGGTTTGGGGTGACACACCCAGCCCTGAAAAGAGAGGTTAGCAGGATTTTCCACCAGTCCTGGGCTTATATAGTGCAGGGCCCTGATCCTGCAAGCTGTGCCATGTGGCCAGGCCTCGTCAGGGCTCCACAGTGGCTCCGGAGGGTGCCGGCCCATCTGAACAGAGATTGCAGCAAAGGAGCTAGATGACACATGGCTGCTTCTGAGCACAGAAAGGGGGAGGCAGTGAGAGAGATGGGAACCCATCTGCATCACCAGTAAGCATACCGTATGCTCCCACTGATCCTGCCTTAGAGGATCCCACATAGAGGCTGACTGTGGTTTGCTGCTCCTTAGCCTGTGCCCTCAAGGGGGGCAGGATGTGTCCCAGCATGTTTCTTCCTGGtctgcctccctcccagccGCCCTGCTGAGGCAGGAGGGCAGAGTGGCTGCAGCCAACACCGTCTGAAATGCCTCTGCTCTTCCAGCAACTCTCCAGACCCACCTTCTTCGCCCGCAAGTTTGAGTCAACAGTGAATCAGGAGGTGCTGGAGATCCTGGACACGCATCTCTATGGCAGCTACCCCCCCAACACACCAGCCCTGAAGGCATACTGGGAGAATGTCTACGACCGTGTTGATGGGCTCAGTGGCCTCAGTGATGTCACCCTCACCTTCTACACGGCATTCTCCAGGCTGGGACTCCACAAAGCCACGTCTGTGCTGGCAGCGAAGGACCACAAGCTCTGCAGGTGGGGTATTTGCTGCGGGTTCGGTCCAGGCTCGGAGTGATGTCCTGCATCTTGTGCTGGGAGGATGCTGACGCTCAGATGTGCAACCTCTCTGTCTGTGTCTCTCTCCAGATTTGAGCCCCGGGGTTTCCCATCCAGTGTGCACTTATATTTCTATGACGACCGTTTCCAGGGTTACCTGGTGATGCAGGAAGTGCAGAATTCAGCAACTGGGCAGGCAGAATCCCTGGAGGTGTGGATGATGCCCCAAGGAGCTCTGAAGTTGGCGAGTCACGGAGGGCAGGCGAACCGCTTACAAAACCTTGaggtaaatgttttttttggtttggtttcccCCGGTGCCCCCCCAACAAgtttccttcacaatacccagtTTGCTTCCTGGCTTTCCCACACTGTActgcccttcctcctctccGCCACTTGCACGCTGCCGGGACAGAGGGACACAGTGCTACTGTTGTATCTGAGATCAAACCTTTGTCCA contains:
- the XYLT2 gene encoding xylosyltransferase 2; its protein translation is MVAGGRARKLARRYRLAVATALAILLLQGLVLWSSAGLDEEGPAEERQKKARLPESSDGSKDSDSSAGRRGSASRKHGRWRGRLDGPGALVSKVVRAVTVRHKPGRRLPSAPDSSSRRNLTELRGEAQLAVFQQGDTGSVEGAPQPTENSFTPKCEITGKDALSALARASSKQCQQEIANVVCLHRAGSLMPQSVPRHCQLSGKVSPVIQWDESRLQQVPPSKPVRIAYMLVVHGRAIRQLKRLIKAVYHQQHFFYIHVDKRSNYLHREAVELAQHYPNIRVTPWRMVTIWGGASLLKMYLRSMKDLLELAEWPWDFFINLSATDYPTRTNEELVMFLSKYRDKNFLKSHGRDNARFIKKQGLDRLFHECDSHMWRLGERHIPEGIVVDGGSDWFSLTRSFVEYVVYADDQLVSQLRQFYTYTLLPAESFFHTVLENSHACETLVDNNLRVTNWNRKLGCKCQYKHIVDWCGCSPNDFKPQDFLRLQQLSRPTFFARKFESTVNQEVLEILDTHLYGSYPPNTPALKAYWENVYDRVDGLSGLSDVTLTFYTAFSRLGLHKATSVLAAKDHKLCRFEPRGFPSSVHLYFYDDRFQGYLVMQEVQNSATGQAESLEVWMMPQGALKLASHGGQANRLQNLEVGTEWDPKERLFRNFGGLMGPFDEPVAMQKWSRGPNLTATVVWIDPTYVIATSYDITVDAEAEFTQYKPPLNRPLRPGIWTVRLLQFWEPLGESQFLVVPQTFNRKQPLRKDDSNWLHGGPPRNEYMEQSFQGLGGILNLPRSEEAEEDAVQKAQLTGKALEDWADSTISAFWSVADVCVGSPSACTALETCSKTSWSSLSPDPKSELGPVKPDGRLR